Proteins from a genomic interval of Pantoea deleyi:
- a CDS encoding histidine-type phosphatase — protein MTLPALYRCALILTSLWLASPAAQAATYQLEKVVELSRHGVRPPTPGNRKEIEAASEQPWTQWSTADGELTGHGYSAVVNKGRWEGDHYRQLGLLTPGCPEASQVYVRASPLQRTRATGAALTDGAFPGCGVPVHSVAGDADPLFQSDKLAITHGDPALELAAKQQKAGDLARLRQQLQPAIQQLKAAVCAPGRACTFFDQPWSIRQTRSGGSYVYGLSAMASMVETLRLGYSENLPFDQLAWGHITSAAQITALLPLLTANYDLSNDLLYLAQRRGSILLNALLESIADDDSPTRWFILVAHDTNIAMVRTLMGFSWQLPGYARGNIPPGSSLVLERWRDTRSGERFLRLYFQAQSLDAIRQLQPVDEQHPLLRQEWHQPDCRVTEVGLLCPYQSTLNQLRKHLDNRATLPVSVILP, from the coding sequence ATGACGCTGCCCGCGCTGTACCGCTGCGCGCTGATCCTCACCTCTCTCTGGCTGGCAAGCCCGGCGGCGCAGGCGGCGACGTATCAGCTGGAGAAAGTGGTCGAACTGAGCCGTCACGGCGTCCGCCCGCCGACGCCGGGTAACCGCAAAGAGATTGAGGCCGCCAGCGAGCAGCCCTGGACACAGTGGAGTACGGCCGATGGTGAGCTGACCGGTCATGGCTACAGCGCGGTGGTCAATAAAGGGCGCTGGGAGGGCGATCACTATCGCCAGCTCGGCCTGCTGACACCCGGCTGTCCGGAGGCGAGCCAGGTCTACGTGCGCGCCAGTCCGCTGCAGCGCACCCGCGCCACCGGCGCGGCACTGACTGACGGGGCCTTTCCGGGCTGCGGCGTGCCGGTGCATTCCGTGGCGGGAGACGCCGATCCGCTGTTTCAGAGCGATAAACTGGCGATCACCCACGGCGACCCGGCTCTGGAGCTGGCCGCTAAACAGCAGAAAGCGGGCGATCTGGCGCGGCTCCGGCAGCAGCTGCAACCGGCGATTCAGCAGTTGAAAGCCGCCGTCTGTGCGCCCGGCCGTGCCTGCACCTTCTTCGATCAGCCCTGGTCGATCCGGCAGACCCGCAGCGGCGGCAGTTACGTCTACGGGCTGAGCGCGATGGCGAGCATGGTAGAGACGCTGCGGCTGGGTTACAGCGAAAATCTGCCGTTCGATCAGCTCGCCTGGGGGCATATCACTTCCGCCGCGCAGATTACCGCGCTGCTGCCCCTGCTGACCGCCAACTACGATCTCAGCAATGATCTCCTCTATCTGGCTCAGCGTCGCGGCTCAATCCTGCTTAACGCCCTGCTGGAGAGCATCGCCGATGACGATTCGCCCACCCGCTGGTTCATTCTGGTCGCCCACGACACCAATATCGCGATGGTGCGCACTCTGATGGGCTTTAGCTGGCAGCTTCCCGGCTATGCACGCGGCAACATCCCGCCCGGCAGCAGTCTGGTGCTGGAGCGCTGGCGTGATACCCGCAGCGGCGAACGGTTTTTGCGCCTCTATTTTCAGGCGCAGAGTCTGGATGCGATCCGTCAGCTGCAGCCGGTTGATGAACAACATCCGCTGTTACGTCAGGAGTGGCATCAGCCCGACTGCAGGGTCACAGAGGTGGGCCTGCTCTGCCCTTATCAATCCACGCTGAATCAGCTGCGCAAACACCTGGATAACCGCGCTACGCTGCCGGTTTCGGTTATATTGCCCTGA
- a CDS encoding inositol monophosphatase family protein: MSSASHSEIDARYRYACDIARAAASRALSWYQQRQTLVVEHKRDLQDVVSETDRNVEALIRTLIAERFPEDAVYGEESGGEVQGAPFIWVVDPIDGTACFVNGLPNWCVSLAVVCEGEPVIGVVCDPNHHELFHARAGQGAWVNERRMAVHGATQLNEGLLGISNGSRVAGDGVSHLINGLIAQGGMFIRVGSGALTSAWAAAGRLIGYYEAHMHAWDGLPGIVLMREAGGITNDYLRNEGLKNGNPVLLANATLYPQIKALTGNSALDE, encoded by the coding sequence ATGTCATCCGCTTCGCATTCTGAAATTGACGCGCGTTACCGTTACGCCTGCGACATCGCCCGTGCGGCGGCCAGCCGGGCCTTATCCTGGTATCAGCAGCGTCAGACACTGGTGGTGGAACATAAGAGGGATTTGCAGGACGTGGTCAGCGAGACCGATCGCAACGTGGAGGCCTTAATCCGGACCTTAATCGCCGAACGGTTTCCGGAGGATGCCGTCTATGGTGAAGAGAGCGGCGGCGAGGTGCAGGGTGCCCCTTTTATCTGGGTCGTCGATCCGATCGATGGCACCGCCTGCTTCGTCAACGGGCTGCCAAACTGGTGCGTCTCGCTGGCGGTGGTGTGCGAGGGGGAACCGGTTATCGGCGTGGTCTGCGATCCCAATCATCATGAGCTGTTTCACGCCCGCGCCGGTCAGGGTGCCTGGGTCAATGAACGTCGCATGGCGGTGCATGGCGCGACCCAGCTGAATGAAGGGCTGCTCGGCATCAGCAATGGCAGCCGGGTGGCGGGCGACGGCGTTTCGCATCTGATTAACGGGCTGATCGCCCAGGGCGGCATGTTTATCCGCGTGGGTTCCGGCGCGCTGACCAGTGCCTGGGCGGCGGCCGGACGCCTGATTGGTTACTACGAAGCGCATATGCACGCCTGGGACGGCCTGCCGGGCATTGTTCTGATGCGCGAGGCCGGCGGTATCACCAACGATTACCTGCGTAACGAGGGGCTGAAAAACGGCAATCCGGTGCTGCTGGCTAACGCGACGCTCTATCCACAGATTAAGGCGCTGACCGGCAACAGCGCGCTGGATGAGTAG
- a CDS encoding ACP phosphodiesterase: protein MNFLAHLHLARLADSSLLGNLMADFVRGNPHQQWSAPVADGILMHRRLDVMTDALPEVRTARQLFRAETYRVAPITLDVIWDHFLARHWQQFTPDQTLAQFSAAAEQEIVPQLRDTPPDFQHLNAVMWRERWFEHYAQAGRLERVLHGMASRRPRLAALRDSYHDFTQHYDQLEALFFDFYPRLMTLATDKTL, encoded by the coding sequence TCCATCTGGCCCGGCTGGCCGACAGCTCTTTACTCGGCAATTTAATGGCCGACTTCGTGCGGGGTAATCCGCACCAGCAGTGGTCTGCGCCCGTCGCAGACGGCATTCTTATGCACCGTCGTCTCGACGTCATGACCGATGCGCTGCCGGAGGTGCGCACCGCCCGCCAGCTGTTCCGGGCAGAAACGTACCGCGTGGCACCGATCACCCTGGATGTCATCTGGGACCACTTTCTGGCCCGCCACTGGCAGCAGTTCACGCCTGACCAGACGCTGGCGCAATTTTCCGCCGCCGCCGAGCAGGAGATCGTGCCGCAGCTGCGCGATACGCCGCCTGACTTTCAGCACCTTAACGCGGTGATGTGGCGCGAGCGCTGGTTTGAACACTATGCCCAGGCCGGACGGCTGGAGCGGGTGCTGCACGGCATGGCCAGCCGTCGTCCTCGCCTGGCGGCGCTGCGCGACTCATACCACGATTTCACCCAGCATTACGATCAGCTGGAAGCGCTGTTTTTCGATTTTTATCCGCGTTTAATGACGCTGGCGACCGATAAAACCCTGTAA
- a CDS encoding PstS family phosphate ABC transporter substrate-binding protein: protein MRLLLLLFMTLLPGLAIAQPGPLAGNLSSVGSDTLGYLMTLWSEDFSRQVPGVNVQVQASGSSTAPTALAAGAAQLGPMSRPMQADERQAFEARYGYPPLAVPVAMDALVVVVNQRNPLQQIAPRQLDAIFSVTRLCGARDVPLRWGDLGLTGAQWRSRPIQRYGRNSASGTWGFFKQQALCRGDFRSDVAEFPGSAAVVQAVAGNPRSIGYASFGFHLSGVKMLAVSSDQGQAIVPDADAIRSGRYPWARPLYLYVNKAPGKPLPPLVAAFLQQVLSVQGQRRVSEAGYLPLSESQIAQAQASLK from the coding sequence ATGCGCCTCCTTCTTTTACTGTTCATGACACTGCTGCCGGGCCTGGCGATCGCCCAGCCCGGCCCGCTCGCCGGTAACCTCAGCAGCGTGGGCTCCGATACGCTCGGCTATCTGATGACGCTGTGGAGCGAAGATTTCAGCCGTCAGGTGCCGGGCGTTAACGTGCAGGTGCAGGCCTCCGGCTCTTCGACCGCCCCGACCGCGCTGGCGGCGGGGGCGGCGCAGCTGGGGCCGATGAGCCGCCCGATGCAGGCCGATGAACGCCAGGCCTTCGAGGCGCGCTACGGCTATCCGCCGCTGGCCGTACCGGTGGCGATGGATGCGCTGGTGGTGGTGGTCAATCAGCGCAACCCGCTGCAGCAGATTGCGCCGCGTCAGCTCGACGCCATCTTCTCGGTGACCCGCCTGTGCGGCGCACGCGATGTGCCGCTGCGCTGGGGCGATCTCGGCCTGACCGGGGCGCAGTGGCGCAGCCGCCCGATTCAGCGCTATGGCCGCAACTCCGCCTCCGGCACCTGGGGATTTTTCAAGCAGCAGGCGCTGTGCCGGGGCGATTTCCGCAGCGACGTCGCGGAGTTTCCTGGCTCGGCCGCGGTGGTGCAGGCCGTCGCCGGCAATCCACGCAGCATTGGCTACGCCAGTTTCGGCTTTCACCTCAGCGGCGTAAAAATGCTGGCGGTGAGCAGCGATCAGGGACAGGCGATCGTTCCGGATGCCGACGCCATCCGCAGCGGCCGTTACCCCTGGGCGCGTCCGCTCTACCTCTACGTCAATAAAGCGCCCGGTAAACCGCTGCCGCCGCTGGTGGCGGCCTTTCTGCAGCAGGTGCTCTCGGTGCAGGGACAGCGGCGCGTCAGCGAGGCCGGTTATCTGCCGCTGTCGGAAAGTCAGATCGCTCAGGCGCAGGCCTCCCTGAAATAA
- the phoR gene encoding phosphate regulon sensor histidine kinase PhoR, producing MLERLSWKRLLAELLLACLPGLLLGLLFGGLAWWLLLSVLAVLLWHFHNLMRLSHWLWLDRTMTPPTGRASWEPLFYGLYQMQLRNRRRRRELGNLIKRFRSGAESLPDAVILTTEEGTIFWCNGLAQQHLGLRWPEDNGQNILNLLRYPEFSRYLRQRDFDKPLTLVLNNKLHMEFRVMPYSEGQWLLVARDVTQMHQLEGARRNFFANVSHELRTPLTVLQGYLEMMNDSVMSEPSRSKALHTMSEQTRRMDSLVKQLLTLSRIEAAPAIDLKEKVDVPVMLKLLQHEAATLSGGRHEIHFHTDPHLKVFGNDEQLRSAISNLVYNAVNHTPAGTRIDISWLRSKQGATLRVCDNGPGIAPEHIPRLTERFYRVDKARSRATGGSGLGLAIVKHALSHHNARLDITSVPHSETCFTFTLPARLIVSGVMQENAVH from the coding sequence GTGCTGGAACGCCTCTCCTGGAAGAGATTACTTGCAGAACTGCTGCTGGCCTGCCTGCCGGGGCTGCTGCTGGGCCTGCTGTTCGGCGGCCTGGCCTGGTGGCTGTTGCTGAGCGTGCTGGCGGTACTGTTGTGGCACTTTCACAATCTGATGCGGCTGTCGCACTGGCTGTGGCTTGACCGCACCATGACCCCACCCACCGGGCGCGCCAGCTGGGAACCGCTGTTTTATGGCCTCTATCAGATGCAGCTGCGAAACCGGCGGCGGCGGCGTGAACTGGGTAATCTGATCAAGCGGTTCCGCAGCGGGGCCGAATCGCTGCCGGATGCGGTGATCCTGACCACCGAAGAGGGAACGATTTTCTGGTGCAACGGGCTGGCGCAGCAGCATCTTGGCCTGCGCTGGCCGGAAGATAATGGCCAGAATATCCTCAATCTCCTGCGCTATCCGGAGTTCTCCCGCTATCTCCGTCAGCGCGATTTTGACAAGCCGCTGACGCTGGTGCTCAACAACAAACTGCACATGGAATTTCGCGTGATGCCTTACAGCGAAGGACAGTGGCTGCTGGTGGCGCGCGATGTCACGCAGATGCACCAGCTGGAGGGCGCGCGCCGCAACTTCTTTGCCAACGTCAGCCATGAGCTGCGCACACCGCTCACGGTGCTGCAGGGCTATCTGGAGATGATGAACGATTCGGTGATGAGCGAACCTTCGCGCAGCAAAGCGCTGCACACCATGTCGGAGCAGACGCGGCGGATGGACAGTCTGGTTAAGCAGCTGCTGACGCTGTCGCGCATTGAGGCCGCGCCAGCCATCGATCTCAAAGAGAAGGTGGATGTGCCGGTGATGCTGAAACTGCTGCAGCATGAGGCGGCGACGCTGAGCGGCGGGCGGCACGAGATCCATTTCCATACCGATCCCCATCTTAAGGTGTTCGGCAACGATGAGCAGTTGCGCAGCGCCATCTCCAATCTGGTTTACAACGCCGTCAATCACACGCCAGCGGGCACGCGGATCGACATCAGCTGGCTGCGCAGCAAGCAGGGGGCGACTCTGCGGGTGTGCGACAACGGGCCGGGCATCGCGCCGGAGCATATTCCGCGCCTGACCGAGCGTTTCTATCGCGTCGATAAAGCGCGCTCCCGGGCCACCGGCGGCAGCGGGCTGGGGCTGGCGATTGTGAAACATGCGCTGAGCCACCATAACGCGCGGCTCGACATCACCAGTGTGCCGCACAGCGAGACCTGTTTTACCTTTACGCTGCCAGCGAGGTTGATTGTCAGCGGCGTGATGCAGGAGAATGCCGTACATTAA
- the phoB gene encoding phosphate response regulator transcription factor PhoB produces MAKRILVVEDEAPIREMLCFVLEQNDYQPIEAEDYDSAVGKLIEPWPDLILLDWMLPGGSGIQFIKHLKREAMTRDIPVMMLTARGEEEDRVRGLEVGADDYITKPFSPKELMARIKAVMRRISPMAVEEVIEMQGLSLDPSSHRVMSETTPLEMGPTEYKLLHFFMTHPERVYSREQLLNHVWGTNVYVEDRTVDVHIRRLRKALEVSGHDRMVQTVRGTGYRFSARY; encoded by the coding sequence ATGGCTAAGCGCATTCTGGTTGTGGAGGATGAAGCCCCCATCCGCGAAATGTTGTGTTTTGTTCTGGAGCAGAACGACTATCAGCCGATTGAGGCGGAAGATTATGACAGCGCCGTGGGCAAGCTGATTGAACCCTGGCCCGACCTGATTTTACTGGACTGGATGTTACCCGGCGGCAGCGGCATTCAGTTTATCAAACACCTGAAACGCGAAGCGATGACGCGCGATATTCCGGTGATGATGCTGACCGCGCGCGGTGAAGAGGAAGATCGGGTTCGCGGGCTGGAAGTCGGCGCCGATGATTACATCACCAAGCCATTTTCGCCGAAAGAGCTGATGGCGCGGATCAAGGCGGTGATGCGGCGTATTTCGCCGATGGCCGTGGAAGAGGTGATTGAGATGCAGGGGCTGAGTCTGGATCCCTCCTCGCATCGCGTGATGTCCGAAACCACGCCGCTGGAGATGGGCCCTACCGAATATAAGCTGCTGCACTTCTTTATGACTCACCCGGAACGGGTTTACAGCCGCGAACAGCTGCTCAACCACGTCTGGGGCACCAATGTCTATGTGGAAGATCGCACGGTCGATGTCCACATTCGCCGTTTACGTAAAGCGCTGGAAGTCTCCGGCCACGATCGCATGGTACAAACCGTTCGTGGAACAGGGTATCGTTTCTCTGCCCGCTACTGA
- the proY gene encoding proline-specific permease ProY, whose protein sequence is MQETNKLKRGLSTRHIRFMALGSAIGTGLFYGSADAIKMAGPSVLLAYIIGGAVAYIIMRALGEMSVNNPQASSFSRYAQDYLGPMAGYITGWTYCFEILIVAIADVTAFGIYMGVWFPEVPHWIWVLSVVLIIGAVNLMSVKVFGEVEFWFSFFKVATIIVMILAGFGMIIWGIGNGGQPTGIHNLWTNGGFFAHGVVGMLLSLQMVMFAYGGIEIIGITAGEAKDPEKSIPRAINSVPWRILVFYVGTLFVIMSIYPWNQVGTAGSPFVLTFQHLGIAAAASILNFVVLTASLSAINSDVFGVGRMLHGMAQQGHAPKIFMKVSSRGIPWVTVVVMMFAMLIAVYLNYLMPEKVFLVIASLATFATVWVWIMILLSQIAFRRKIGKEAASKLHFALPGGSWTAGVGVAFLCFIIALIGYFPDTRVSLYVGMVWIVLLLAGYRLVRKPR, encoded by the coding sequence ATGCAAGAAACCAACAAGCTCAAACGCGGACTGAGCACGCGCCATATCCGCTTTATGGCACTGGGATCGGCGATTGGCACCGGGCTGTTTTACGGTTCCGCTGATGCGATAAAAATGGCCGGACCGAGCGTGCTGCTCGCCTATATCATCGGCGGGGCAGTGGCTTACATCATCATGCGCGCACTGGGTGAGATGTCAGTGAACAACCCCCAGGCCAGCTCCTTCTCCCGCTACGCGCAGGACTACCTGGGGCCGATGGCGGGCTACATCACCGGCTGGACATACTGTTTCGAAATCCTGATTGTGGCGATAGCGGATGTTACCGCTTTCGGCATCTATATGGGCGTCTGGTTCCCTGAGGTGCCGCACTGGATTTGGGTGCTGAGCGTGGTGCTGATCATCGGCGCGGTCAACCTGATGAGCGTGAAGGTGTTCGGCGAGGTGGAGTTCTGGTTCTCCTTCTTCAAAGTTGCCACCATCATCGTGATGATTCTGGCCGGTTTTGGCATGATCATCTGGGGGATCGGCAATGGCGGTCAGCCGACCGGCATCCACAATCTCTGGACTAACGGCGGCTTCTTCGCGCACGGCGTGGTGGGGATGCTGCTGTCGCTGCAGATGGTGATGTTTGCCTATGGCGGCATTGAGATTATCGGTATCACCGCCGGTGAAGCGAAAGATCCGGAGAAGTCTATTCCGCGTGCGATTAACTCCGTACCCTGGCGCATCCTGGTGTTCTACGTCGGCACACTGTTTGTGATTATGTCGATCTATCCGTGGAATCAGGTTGGCACTGCGGGCAGCCCGTTTGTTCTGACCTTCCAGCATCTGGGGATCGCGGCAGCGGCTTCCATCCTCAATTTCGTGGTGCTGACGGCCTCGCTCTCGGCCATTAACAGCGATGTGTTTGGCGTGGGCCGAATGCTGCACGGGATGGCACAGCAGGGTCATGCGCCGAAGATCTTTATGAAAGTCTCTTCGCGCGGCATTCCGTGGGTGACGGTGGTGGTGATGATGTTCGCCATGCTGATCGCCGTCTACCTTAACTACCTGATGCCGGAAAAAGTGTTCCTGGTCATTGCGTCCCTGGCGACCTTCGCAACGGTGTGGGTCTGGATCATGATTCTGCTGTCGCAGATAGCGTTTCGTCGCAAAATCGGCAAAGAGGCGGCCAGCAAGCTGCACTTTGCCCTGCCTGGCGGCAGCTGGACGGCTGGCGTTGGCGTCGCTTTCCTCTGCTTTATTATCGCGCTGATTGGCTACTTCCCTGATACCCGCGTTTCGCTCTACGTCGGTATGGTGTGGATCGTGCTGCTGCTGGCAGGCTACAGGCTGGTGCGTAAGCCTCGTTGA
- the sbcD gene encoding exonuclease subunit SbcD, which translates to MRIIHTGDWHLGQFFYNKSRAAEHQAFLDWLLIQIEQHQVDALIIAGDLFDTGTPPSYAREMFNRFVVALQPTGCQLIVLAGNHDSVATLNESRELLACLNTRVIATPQENDDVLLLTTRQGEPGALLCAIPYLRPRDILRSRAGQSGRDKQTSLLEAIAEHYQQRFAAAQALGHALPIIATGHLTTVGVSQSDSVRDIYIGTLDAFPASAFPAADYIALGHIHRAQRVAGSEHIRYSGSPIPLSFDELGSEKSVFLVALAASGLQSVTPLVVPQTQPMRMLKGSLAQIADQLNALSPVAQAKPTWLDIEVTTQEYLSDLQRQVESLTAALPVEVLLLRRSREQRQQSLARLDNETLNELKVEEVFARRLALDEALDETQIDEMTTLFRQTLAAMEETQ; encoded by the coding sequence ATGCGCATTATTCATACTGGGGACTGGCATCTGGGGCAGTTCTTCTACAACAAAAGCCGGGCGGCGGAACATCAGGCGTTTCTCGACTGGCTGCTGATCCAGATTGAACAGCATCAGGTGGATGCGCTGATTATTGCGGGCGATCTCTTCGACACCGGAACGCCACCCAGCTATGCCCGCGAGATGTTCAACCGCTTTGTGGTGGCGCTGCAGCCTACGGGCTGCCAGCTGATCGTGCTGGCCGGCAACCACGACTCCGTTGCCACGCTGAACGAGTCGCGTGAACTGCTGGCCTGCCTTAATACGCGGGTGATCGCCACACCGCAGGAGAACGACGACGTGCTGCTGCTCACGACCCGCCAGGGCGAACCGGGCGCGCTGCTCTGCGCCATTCCCTACCTGCGTCCGCGCGACATCCTGCGCAGCCGGGCGGGCCAGTCGGGACGTGACAAGCAGACCTCGCTGCTGGAGGCGATCGCCGAGCACTATCAACAGCGTTTCGCCGCCGCGCAGGCGCTGGGCCATGCGCTGCCGATCATCGCGACCGGCCATCTCACCACCGTCGGCGTCAGCCAGAGCGATTCAGTGCGCGACATCTATATCGGCACGCTGGACGCCTTCCCCGCCAGCGCCTTCCCGGCGGCTGACTATATTGCGCTGGGCCATATCCATCGCGCCCAGCGCGTCGCGGGCAGCGAGCATATCCGCTACAGCGGCTCGCCGATCCCGCTGAGTTTTGATGAACTGGGCAGCGAAAAGAGCGTCTTCCTGGTGGCGCTGGCGGCCAGCGGCCTGCAATCTGTCACGCCGCTGGTGGTGCCGCAGACGCAGCCGATGCGAATGCTGAAAGGATCGCTGGCGCAGATCGCCGATCAGCTCAACGCCCTCAGTCCGGTTGCGCAGGCGAAGCCCACCTGGCTCGACATCGAGGTCACCACCCAGGAGTACCTCAGCGACCTGCAGCGGCAGGTTGAGAGCCTGACCGCCGCGCTGCCGGTGGAGGTTCTGCTGCTTCGCCGCAGCCGGGAACAGCGTCAGCAGAGCCTGGCGCGGCTCGATAATGAAACCCTGAACGAGCTGAAGGTGGAGGAGGTCTTCGCCCGCCGCCTGGCGCTGGATGAGGCGCTGGATGAGACGCAGATTGACGAGATGACCACCCTGTTCCGCCAGACGCTGGCCGCCATGGAAGAGACCCAATGA
- a CDS encoding cobalamin-independent methionine synthase II family protein has translation MQRETAPFRADTVGSFLRPAAIKQAREQFAAGEIAAAALREVEDAAIRDVVAKQRENGLKVVTDGEFRRGWWHFDFFYGLQGVERYEAEQGIQFNGVQTKAHGVKVVGKLGFPADHPMLDHFRFLQSIAGDAVPKMTIPSPSVLHFRGGRKVIDAEVYPDLADYFSDLAQTYKAAIRAFYDAGCRYLQLDDTVWAYLCSEDQKRDIRARGDDPEQLAQTYAQVLNTALEDKPADLTVGLHVCRGNFRSTWISEGGYGPVAEILFGRVNVDAFFLEYDNARSGGFEPLQFIRPGHQQVVLGLITTKVGELEDPAQVKIRLEEAAQYVSLDQICLSPQCGFASTEEGNSLSEAEQWQKIRLVVDIAKQVW, from the coding sequence ATGCAAAGAGAAACCGCCCCGTTCCGTGCCGACACCGTCGGCAGCTTCCTGCGACCTGCCGCCATCAAACAGGCGCGCGAACAGTTTGCCGCCGGTGAGATCGCTGCCGCTGCGCTGCGTGAGGTCGAAGATGCGGCGATCCGCGATGTGGTCGCGAAACAGCGTGAAAACGGCCTGAAGGTGGTCACGGATGGCGAGTTTCGTCGCGGCTGGTGGCACTTCGACTTCTTCTATGGCCTGCAGGGCGTTGAGCGTTATGAGGCGGAGCAGGGCATTCAGTTTAATGGCGTGCAGACCAAAGCGCACGGCGTGAAAGTGGTCGGCAAGCTGGGCTTCCCGGCGGATCACCCGATGCTCGACCATTTCCGCTTCCTGCAGAGCATTGCCGGCGATGCGGTGCCGAAGATGACCATTCCCAGCCCCAGCGTGCTGCACTTCCGTGGCGGCCGCAAAGTCATCGACGCGGAGGTTTATCCGGACCTGGCCGACTACTTCAGCGATCTGGCGCAGACCTACAAAGCGGCCATCAGAGCGTTTTATGACGCGGGCTGCCGCTATCTGCAGCTGGACGACACCGTCTGGGCTTACCTCTGTTCTGAGGATCAGAAGCGCGATATCCGGGCGCGCGGCGACGATCCGGAGCAGCTGGCGCAGACGTATGCTCAGGTGCTGAATACCGCGCTGGAAGATAAGCCTGCCGACCTGACCGTGGGCCTGCATGTCTGTCGCGGCAATTTCCGCTCCACGTGGATTTCAGAGGGGGGCTACGGACCGGTGGCGGAGATCCTGTTCGGCCGCGTCAACGTGGATGCGTTCTTCCTGGAGTATGACAACGCCCGCTCCGGCGGCTTCGAGCCACTGCAGTTTATCAGGCCCGGCCATCAGCAGGTGGTACTGGGGCTGATCACCACCAAGGTGGGTGAACTGGAGGATCCGGCGCAGGTGAAAATCCGGCTGGAGGAGGCGGCGCAGTATGTCAGTCTGGATCAGATCTGCCTCAGCCCGCAGTGCGGTTTTGCCTCGACGGAGGAGGGCAACAGCCTGAGCGAAGCCGAGCAGTGGCAGAAGATCCGTTTAGTAGTCGATATCGCGAAACAGGTCTGGTAG
- the brnQ gene encoding branched-chain amino acid transporter carrier protein BrnQ: protein MTHRLTSKDILALGFMTFALFVGAGNIIFPPMVGIQSGEHVWTAAIGFLLTAVGLPVMTVIALARVGGGVDALSTPIGKVAGIVLATVCYLAVGPLFATPRTATVSFEMGIAPLTGEGPLPLFIYSLIYFVLVIGVSLYPGKLLDTVGHFLAPLKIIALTVLGVAALLWPAGGTITATADYQRAAFSSGFVNGYLTMDTLGALVFGIVIVNAARSRGVENAALLTRYTVLAGLIAGLGLTLVYLCLFKLGAGSGALVDQNANGAAILHAYVQHTFGDMGSFFLAALIFVACMVTAVGLTCACAEFFAQYLPLSYKTLVFILGLFSMVVSNLGLSHLIQISIPVLTAIYPPCIVLVVLSFTLNWWNKSSRIIAPAMLVSLLFGIVDAIKTTGFKDMLPAFSQHLPLADQGLAWLPPSLVMLLIAAVVDRVKGPEQVAVHS from the coding sequence ATGACACATCGTTTAACTTCGAAGGACATTCTCGCGCTGGGCTTTATGACATTTGCCCTGTTCGTTGGCGCGGGTAACATCATTTTCCCGCCTATGGTTGGTATTCAGTCTGGTGAACACGTCTGGACTGCCGCAATAGGCTTCCTGCTGACCGCTGTCGGCCTGCCCGTTATGACCGTGATCGCGCTGGCCCGTGTGGGCGGCGGCGTGGATGCGCTCAGCACCCCGATTGGCAAAGTGGCGGGCATCGTGCTGGCGACCGTCTGCTATCTGGCTGTTGGGCCGCTGTTTGCCACCCCGCGCACCGCGACGGTCTCTTTTGAGATGGGGATCGCCCCGCTGACCGGTGAAGGCCCGCTGCCGCTGTTTATCTACAGCCTGATCTACTTCGTGCTGGTCATTGGCGTGTCGCTCTATCCCGGCAAACTGCTGGATACCGTGGGCCATTTCCTGGCACCGCTGAAAATTATCGCCCTGACCGTGCTCGGTGTGGCCGCGCTGCTCTGGCCGGCAGGCGGAACCATTACGGCGACCGCCGACTATCAGCGCGCGGCCTTCTCCAGCGGTTTCGTTAATGGTTATCTGACCATGGATACCCTGGGCGCCCTGGTCTTCGGCATCGTGATTGTGAACGCGGCCCGCTCCCGTGGCGTGGAAAATGCGGCGCTGCTGACCCGCTATACCGTGCTGGCGGGCCTGATCGCCGGTCTGGGCCTGACGCTGGTCTACCTCTGCCTGTTCAAACTGGGGGCAGGCAGTGGCGCGCTGGTGGATCAAAACGCCAACGGCGCCGCGATCCTGCATGCCTATGTTCAGCACACCTTTGGTGATATGGGCAGCTTCTTCCTGGCCGCGCTGATCTTCGTCGCCTGTATGGTGACCGCTGTGGGCCTGACCTGTGCCTGTGCGGAATTTTTTGCGCAATACCTGCCATTGTCGTATAAAACGCTGGTATTTATTCTGGGTCTGTTCTCAATGGTGGTGTCGAACCTCGGCCTGAGCCACCTGATTCAGATCTCCATCCCGGTACTGACGGCGATCTATCCGCCCTGTATCGTGCTGGTCGTGCTGAGTTTCACCCTGAACTGGTGGAACAAAAGCAGCCGGATTATCGCACCGGCGATGCTGGTCAGCCTGCTGTTTGGCATTGTTGATGCGATTAAAACCACCGGGTTTAAAGATATGCTGCCCGCTTTCAGTCAGCATCTGCCGCTGGCCGACCAGGGTCTCGCCTGGCTGCCGCCGTCGCTGGTGATGCTGCTGATTGCCGCTGTTGTCGACCGGGTGAAGGGACCTGAACAGGTTGCCGTTCACTCGTAA